A genomic stretch from Camelus dromedarius isolate mCamDro1 chromosome 10, mCamDro1.pat, whole genome shotgun sequence includes:
- the SLC27A4 gene encoding long-chain fatty acid transport protein 4, whose translation MLLGASLVGMLLFSKLVLKLPWTHVGFSLLFLYLGSGGWRFIRIFIKTIRRDIFGGIVLLKVKAKVRRHLRERHTVPILFASTVQRHPDKTALIFEGTDTHWTFRQLDDYSSRVANFLQARGLASGDVVALFMENRNEFVGLWLGMAKLGVEAALINTNLRRDALHHCLTSSQARALIFGSEMAPAVWEIHTSLDPLLSLFCSGPWEPSAVPAGTEHLDPLLEEAPKHLPSRPNKGFLDKLFYIYTSGTTGLPKAAIVVHSRYYRMVALVYYGFRMQPDDIVYDCLPLYHSAGNIVGIGQCLLHGMTVVIRKKFSASRFWDDCIKYNCTIVQYIGELCRYLLNQPPREAENRHRVRMALGNGLRQSIWTDFSSRFHIPQVAEFYGATECNCSLGNFDGQVGACGFNSRILSSVYPIRLVRVNENTMELIRGPDGVCLPCKPGEPGQLVGTIIQKDPLRRFDGYLNQGANNKKIAKDVFRKGDQAYLTGDVLVMDELGYLYFRDRTGDTFRWKGENVSTTEVEGTLSRLLDMADVAVYGVEVPGTEGRAGMAAVAKPFGSCDLEHFARLLDKELPLYARPIFLRFLPELHKTGTFKLQKMELRKEGFDLKVVKDPLFYLDARKGRYVPLDQEAYTRIQAGEEKL comes from the exons ATGCTGCTTGGGGCATCTCTGGTGGGGATGCTGCTGTTCTCCAAGCTGGTGCTGAAACTTCCTTGGACCCATGTCGGGTTCTCCCTGCTGTTCCTCTACCTGGGGTCTGGCGGCTGGCGCTTCATCCGAATCTTCATCAAGACTATCAGACGTGATATCTT CGGTGGCATAGTGCTCCTGAAGGTGAAGGCCAAGGTCCGCCGGCACCTGCGGGAGCGGCACACAGTGCCCATCTTGTTTGCCTCCACGGTCCAACGTCACCCTGACAAGACGGCCCTGATCTTTGAGGGCACGGACACCCACTGGACCTTCCGCCAGCTAGATGACTACTCAAGCCGCGTGGCCAACTTCCTGCAGGCCCGGGGCCTGGCCTCGGGTGATGTGGTTGCCCTCTTCATGGAGAACCGCAATGAGTTTGTGGGCCTGTGGCTGGGCATGGCCAAGCTGGGCGTAGAGGCGGCGCTCATCAACACCAACCTCCGGCGGGATGCCCTGCACCACTGCCTGACCTCCTCTCAGGCCCGGGCTCTCATCTTTGGCAGCGAGATGGCCCCAG CTGTCTGGGAGATCCACACCAGCCTGGACCCCTTGCTCAGTCTCTTCTGCTCCGGTCCCTGGGAACCCAGCGCGGTGCCCGCTGGCACAGAACACCTGGACCCCCTGCTGGAAGAGGCCCCCAAGCACCTACCCAGCCGCCCCAACAAGGGCTTCTTAG ataagcTCTTCTACATCTACACGTCAGGTACCACAGGACTGCCCAAAGCCGCCATCGTGGTGCACAGCAG gtATTACCGCATGGTTGCCCTGGTGTACTACGGATTCCGCATGCAGCCTGACGACATTGTTTATGACTGCCTCCCTCTCTACCACTCTGCAG GAAACATCGTGGGAATCGGGCAGTGCCTGCTCCACGGCATGACAGTGGTGATCCGGAAGAAGTTCTCAGCTTCCCGGTTCTGGGACGATTGTATCAAGTACAACTGCACA ATTGTGCAGTACATCGGCGAACTGTGCCGCTACCTCCTGAACCAGCCACCCCGGGAGGCAGAAAACCGGCACCGGGTGCGCATGGCACTTGGCAACGGCCTCCGACAGTCCATCTGGACCGACTTTTCTAGCCGCTTCCACATCCCCCAGGTGGCCGAGTTCTACGGGGCCACTGAGTGCAACTGCAGCCTGGGCAACTTCGATGGCCAG GTGGGGGCCTGTGGCTTCAACAGCCGCATCCTGTCCTCTGTGTACCCCATCCGGCTGGTACGTGTCAACGAGAACACCATGGAGCTGATCCGGGGACCTGATGGCGTTTGCCTCCCCTGCAAGCCAG GTGAGCCAGGCCAGCTAGTGGGCACCATCATCCAGAAGGACCCCCTGCGGCGCTTCGATGGCTACCTCAACCAGGGCGCCAACAATAAGAAGATTGCCAAGGATGTCTTCAGGAAGGGGGACCAGGCCTACCTCACTG GCGATGTGCTGGTGATGGACGAGCTGGGCTACCTGTACTTTCGGGACCGCACGGGGGACACGTTCCGCTGGAAAGGGGAGAACGTGTCCACCACCGAGGTGGAAGGCACGCTCAGCCGTCTGCTGGACATGGCTGACGTGGCAGTGTATGGCGTCGAGGTGCCAG GAACCGAGGGCCGGGCTGGAATGGCTGCTGTGGCCAAGCCCTTTGGCAGCTGTGACCTGGAGCACTTTGCCCGACTCCTGGACAAGGAGCTGCCCCTGTACGCCCGCCCCATCTTCCTGCGCTTCCTGCCTGAGCTGCACAAAACAG GGACTTTTAAGTTACAGAAGATGGAGCTGCGGAAGGAGGGCTTTGACCTGAAGGTTGTGAAAGACCCGCTGTTCTACCTGGACGCGCGGAAGGGCCGCTATGTCCCACTGGACCAAGAGGCCTACACCCGCATCCAGGCAGGCGAGGAGAAGCTGTGA